One Methylophaga marina DNA window includes the following coding sequences:
- a CDS encoding undecaprenyl-phosphate glucose phosphotransferase, with product MAQGRIRQYDAKINAISRLIDSGIILLTFLALFDIFHATWDVLYIWSLLFAIVLFNFFAESQDAYRSWRGTALREEVSAVMFSWFTSVFILVMIDIFFIHSGTYLDSFVFLWFLLTPIELISWHAIVRTSLAILRARGVNTRNVAIVGETTLGKRLERAFNEMDWSGFRLVGYYDDRSQKRVETEPNLVVTNKKVGDFNQLIEDCKAGKVDTVYITLAMSAEHRIRHITELLADSTASVYLVPDLFTFNLLNSRWVDYQGITAISVYETPFAGIDSILKRLEDIILSSLILMMIAIPMMVIAAGVKLTSKGPVFFKQTRYGMDGEKIKVWKFRTMTVTEDGDTVTQAQKNDSRITPFGGFLRRTSLDELPQFFNSLGGSMSIVGPRPHAVAHNEQYRAQIQGYMLRHKVKPGITGLAQINGFRGKLIPWTKCRVVCITI from the coding sequence ATGGCTCAGGGCAGGATCAGACAATACGACGCAAAAATTAATGCCATATCAAGACTGATTGATAGCGGTATTATCCTGCTAACGTTTTTAGCTTTATTCGATATTTTCCATGCGACCTGGGATGTACTTTATATCTGGAGTCTTTTGTTCGCAATTGTATTGTTTAATTTCTTTGCTGAGTCACAGGATGCCTACCGCTCGTGGCGGGGTACGGCGTTAAGGGAAGAAGTCTCTGCCGTCATGTTTTCATGGTTTACCAGCGTTTTCATTCTGGTCATGATTGATATTTTCTTTATTCATTCTGGTACCTACCTCGATAGTTTTGTTTTCTTATGGTTTTTACTGACACCAATAGAGTTAATTTCCTGGCATGCCATTGTAAGAACGTCATTGGCCATACTTCGAGCTCGTGGTGTTAATACCAGAAATGTAGCCATTGTCGGTGAGACAACGTTAGGTAAGCGTTTGGAACGTGCATTCAACGAAATGGATTGGTCTGGGTTCAGACTGGTTGGATACTATGATGATCGTTCACAAAAACGGGTAGAAACAGAACCTAATCTGGTCGTCACAAATAAGAAAGTAGGTGATTTCAATCAACTCATTGAAGATTGTAAGGCAGGGAAGGTTGATACTGTTTACATCACCTTGGCTATGTCTGCTGAGCATAGAATCAGACATATTACTGAGCTATTAGCCGATAGTACGGCTTCTGTGTATCTTGTTCCTGACTTATTCACATTTAACTTGCTTAATTCCCGATGGGTCGATTACCAGGGAATCACCGCTATTTCAGTCTATGAAACCCCTTTTGCTGGTATCGACAGTATCCTTAAACGGCTGGAAGATATTATCCTAAGCAGCCTTATCCTGATGATGATTGCTATTCCTATGATGGTGATTGCCGCAGGGGTTAAATTGACATCGAAAGGGCCTGTGTTTTTCAAGCAAACTCGCTACGGCATGGACGGTGAAAAAATTAAGGTATGGAAATTCCGTACGATGACCGTAACAGAAGATGGAGATACCGTCACACAGGCACAAAAGAATGATAGCCGTATCACGCCATTTGGCGGTTTTTTGAGAAGAACATCATTGGATGAGTTGCCACAATTCTTTAATTCATTAGGCGGGAGCATGTCGATTGTAGGCCCACGGCCTCATGCTGTAGCACATAACGAACAATACCGCGCTCAGATTCAAGGGTATATGTTGAGACATAAAGTCAAACCAGGTATTACGGGCTTAGCCCAGATAAATGGCTTTAGGGGGAAACTGATACCTTGGACAAAATGCAGGGTCGTGTGCATTACGATTTAA
- a CDS encoding sugar transferase, whose protein sequence is MQGRVHYDLKYIQNWSLLLDIEIIFLTIFKGFVGKNAY, encoded by the coding sequence ATGCAGGGTCGTGTGCATTACGATTTAAAATATATCCAGAACTGGTCATTGTTATTAGATATTGAGATTATTTTCTTGACGATATTCAAAGGGTTTGTGGGTAAAAACGCCTATTGA
- a CDS encoding polysaccharide biosynthesis/export family protein: MSKRFIFFFLILTSLFSSSVFADQRYLLNSGDILDISVWNEEALQKQAVVLPDGIITFPLAGEIVAKDKTVADVEEELTKKLSEYLADPVVTVSVTSVEGNRVHILGKVLNPGSFVMNQPLDAMQALSLAGGLSPYAEENNIIVLRRAGTTQQVLPVKFAEIKKGKALNTNITLESGDVIIVP, from the coding sequence ATGTCAAAACGCTTCATTTTCTTCTTTTTGATTCTCACTTCCCTATTTTCCTCAAGCGTCTTTGCAGACCAGCGTTATCTATTAAATTCGGGCGATATTCTAGATATTTCAGTATGGAATGAGGAAGCGTTACAAAAACAAGCCGTCGTGCTGCCAGACGGTATTATTACTTTCCCACTAGCCGGTGAAATTGTTGCTAAAGATAAAACAGTAGCTGACGTCGAAGAAGAATTAACCAAAAAACTCAGTGAATACTTAGCTGATCCTGTTGTCACAGTCTCTGTTACTAGCGTTGAAGGTAATAGGGTACACATTCTAGGCAAAGTCCTAAATCCAGGTTCGTTTGTAATGAATCAACCTCTGGATGCTATGCAAGCTTTAAGTTTAGCCGGTGGGTTATCGCCATACGCGGAAGAGAACAATATTATCGTGCTACGAAGAGCCGGCACAACTCAACAAGTCTTACCGGTTAAATTTGCTGAAATAAAAAAAGGTAAAGCTCTGAATACCAATATCACACTAGAAAGCGGTGACGTCATCATCGTACCTTAA
- a CDS encoding Wzz/FepE/Etk N-terminal domain-containing protein, translating into MEEEVKGLGDYLNILWRRKYWVIIPAVLLAIATVVVVFSLPATYKSQGTILIESQEIPNDLVRSTVTSYADQRIEVIKQRLMTTSRVMDMVRKYDLYRAERQKTAATSGIVDLFKSNVSVDLVQANVTDPVSGRAKRASIAFTVSFMDKSPQKAQQVANELVTEFLNENVKARTDRAAETKDFLKEEGDKFQAKVRELEKQIAEFKDRYSGSLPELLQYNLSMIQRLGDEQSTNQNEILLLKDQITTLSLQLSTIPMYLPLGVTATSANEPNTSEVRLEQLRIEYSTLLSKYEPTHPDVVRVKRQIDALEKELGVTGNDAQIIQAELDQAKTELNTLSEKYADNHPDIKAQKNKIAGLEKRLENADSQPAETTSSSERLNPAYVQLKSKIDSTENEVSRLRVRQEEIKTKLAEFERRVSETYQVQRAYDELTRDHENTVAKYRELRAKQLQAELAQNLESENKGESFTLIEPPAVPTKSEKPNRPKLLVLGLGASVGAGLGLALLVEMFFGGVRGYTQVTHIVGKSPLVVIPIITTTRELARRKTLRNRWIIIAILLVIASVIAVHFYVMNLEVLWYRLMRKVSLL; encoded by the coding sequence ATGGAAGAAGAAGTAAAGGGCTTAGGGGACTATCTTAATATTCTCTGGCGTAGAAAATATTGGGTTATTATTCCTGCTGTGCTGCTAGCCATAGCAACTGTAGTGGTAGTTTTTTCTTTACCTGCTACCTATAAATCTCAAGGCACAATACTGATTGAGTCACAAGAAATTCCCAATGACTTAGTCCGTTCAACAGTCACGAGTTATGCTGACCAGCGTATCGAAGTGATTAAGCAACGATTAATGACGACATCCAGAGTGATGGACATGGTCAGAAAATATGATCTTTATCGTGCTGAGCGTCAAAAAACAGCTGCCACATCAGGCATTGTCGATTTATTTAAATCTAATGTCAGTGTGGATTTGGTTCAAGCAAATGTGACTGATCCAGTTAGTGGGCGTGCAAAGCGAGCCAGTATCGCCTTTACCGTTTCATTCATGGATAAATCACCACAAAAAGCACAGCAAGTAGCGAACGAGCTTGTGACAGAGTTTCTCAATGAAAACGTCAAAGCCCGCACAGACCGTGCTGCAGAAACCAAAGACTTTCTTAAGGAGGAGGGCGATAAATTTCAAGCAAAAGTACGTGAGTTAGAAAAACAAATTGCCGAGTTTAAAGATCGTTATAGCGGTAGTCTCCCTGAATTATTACAGTACAATCTTTCGATGATACAGCGTTTGGGTGATGAACAAAGTACCAATCAAAATGAAATTTTATTATTGAAAGATCAAATCACCACATTAAGTCTACAGCTTTCTACTATTCCGATGTACTTACCCTTAGGTGTGACGGCAACTAGTGCAAATGAACCAAACACCTCTGAAGTGCGTCTGGAACAACTAAGAATTGAATACAGCACTTTATTATCAAAATACGAACCCACCCACCCAGATGTAGTCAGAGTTAAACGACAAATTGATGCATTAGAAAAAGAGCTGGGTGTTACAGGGAATGATGCTCAAATCATTCAAGCTGAATTAGACCAGGCAAAGACAGAATTAAATACGCTGAGTGAAAAATATGCCGATAATCACCCTGATATAAAAGCACAAAAAAATAAGATTGCCGGCCTGGAAAAACGCCTGGAAAACGCTGACAGTCAGCCAGCTGAAACAACGTCATCATCCGAACGATTGAATCCAGCTTATGTGCAACTTAAATCTAAGATAGACTCAACGGAAAATGAAGTCTCTCGCTTAAGAGTTCGCCAGGAAGAGATTAAAACAAAACTTGCTGAATTTGAACGCCGTGTTTCGGAAACATACCAAGTTCAGCGGGCATATGATGAGCTGACACGCGATCATGAAAACACTGTAGCCAAATATCGTGAATTACGTGCTAAGCAATTACAAGCTGAACTGGCTCAGAACTTAGAGTCAGAAAACAAAGGTGAAAGCTTTACGTTAATTGAACCTCCTGCAGTACCAACTAAGTCAGAAAAACCTAACAGGCCTAAATTACTCGTTCTTGGCTTAGGCGCATCTGTAGGTGCAGGCTTAGGCTTAGCACTTCTAGTTGAGATGTTTTTTGGTGGGGTAAGAGGGTATACACAAGTTACTCATATTGTTGGTAAATCACCACTGGTTGTTATCCCTATTATTACAACAACTCGAGAACTGGCTCGCAGAAAAACATTAAGAAACCGCTGGATCATTATTGCAATTCTGTTAGTTATCGCATCAGTGATAGCAGTACACTTTTATGTGATGAACCTCGAAGTGCTGTGGTATCGATTAATGCGAAAAGTCAGCTTGCTTTAA
- a CDS encoding CpsD/CapB family tyrosine-protein kinase codes for MDRIQKALDKAKQKHAGIEGEPENTIVSTENDINTSFPEDPLAPPLQNIEYTQTKVVKTPPSVLENNRVIAGHYNNPQSAVFRMLRTQVLQKMRQNDWQTIAITSPTAGEGKSLVSANLAVAIAMELNQTVLLVDMDLRNPSIASYFGLNVEAGLKEYLEDDLYLHHVLVNPGVERLVILPGKGRAEDSAELLSSPKMASLVKDIKSQYNSRLIIFDVPPLLQTDDVLMSSNYFDCTLLVLEDGKNNEENIKKSLQLLEGSHLVGTVLNKAERHPTHQNY; via the coding sequence ATGGATAGAATTCAAAAAGCCTTAGACAAAGCAAAGCAGAAGCATGCTGGGATCGAGGGTGAGCCAGAAAATACAATTGTGTCTACGGAAAATGATATAAACACTTCTTTTCCTGAAGATCCATTAGCTCCGCCTTTACAGAATATTGAATACACACAAACAAAAGTGGTTAAAACACCACCGAGTGTTCTGGAAAACAACCGGGTTATTGCCGGTCATTACAATAATCCGCAATCAGCAGTGTTCCGTATGTTGCGTACACAAGTGTTGCAAAAAATGCGGCAGAATGATTGGCAAACAATTGCCATTACCTCGCCAACAGCGGGGGAGGGTAAATCATTGGTCTCAGCTAATCTCGCCGTTGCCATTGCTATGGAACTCAATCAGACAGTGCTTTTAGTCGATATGGACTTGAGAAATCCTTCGATTGCCAGCTACTTTGGATTAAATGTGGAGGCGGGATTAAAAGAATATCTAGAAGATGATTTGTATCTTCACCATGTGCTAGTAAACCCTGGCGTAGAGAGGCTAGTTATATTACCAGGGAAGGGAAGAGCTGAAGATTCAGCCGAGTTACTATCAAGTCCAAAAATGGCATCTTTAGTGAAAGATATTAAATCGCAATACAACTCTCGATTAATTATTTTCGATGTACCGCCTTTGTTACAGACGGACGATGTTTTAATGTCTTCGAATTATTTTGACTGTACTTTACTTGTGCTGGAAGACGGGAAAAATAATGAAGAGAACATTAAAAAGTCATTACAGCTATTAGAAGGTTCACATCTTGTCGGGACTGTGCTTAACAAAGCAGAAAGACATCCAACCCATCAGAATTATTAA
- a CDS encoding ExeA family protein produces MYTEHFGLNFKPFNLVPDPKFLYLSPVHKKALTMLEYGLMSQAGFTVVTGEIGAGKTTLIRSLLKKLDDEYLIGLINNTSESFGELMEWVLDALEIPSSATDNAGRYRDYVDFVVEQHAKGKKIVLIVDEAQNLSVKALEELRLLSNVNIDADIFMQLVLTGQPELSDKLNLPELEQFAQRIGVEYHLKALSYPETQKYIEHRMEIAGADHKIFTNEACAAIFCYSEGVPRRINNLCDFALVYAFADDSKEVNVNTVIDMIKDKRSSTIIKTKDSQNPDVKRVRSWLLELYNVHLV; encoded by the coding sequence ATGTATACAGAACATTTTGGTCTGAATTTCAAGCCGTTTAACCTGGTACCTGATCCTAAGTTTTTATATCTTAGCCCTGTACATAAAAAAGCCTTAACCATGCTCGAATATGGCTTAATGAGTCAGGCGGGTTTTACAGTCGTTACCGGAGAGATTGGTGCGGGTAAAACAACATTAATTCGGTCTCTGTTAAAAAAACTGGATGATGAATACCTGATCGGATTGATTAATAACACGAGTGAATCGTTCGGTGAATTGATGGAGTGGGTGCTTGATGCACTAGAAATACCATCTTCAGCCACTGATAATGCGGGTCGTTATCGTGATTATGTTGATTTTGTTGTTGAACAACATGCAAAAGGTAAAAAAATTGTTCTGATTGTAGATGAAGCTCAAAACTTATCAGTTAAGGCTTTGGAAGAGTTAAGGCTACTTTCAAACGTTAATATTGATGCAGATATCTTTATGCAGTTGGTATTAACTGGGCAGCCTGAACTCAGTGATAAACTTAATTTACCCGAGCTTGAACAGTTTGCTCAACGAATTGGCGTTGAATATCATCTAAAAGCATTGAGCTATCCAGAAACACAAAAATACATTGAACACCGAATGGAAATTGCCGGTGCAGACCATAAGATTTTTACCAATGAAGCCTGCGCTGCTATCTTCTGCTATAGCGAAGGCGTACCAAGGCGTATCAATAACCTATGTGACTTTGCTCTAGTATATGCTTTTGCTGATGATTCGAAAGAGGTCAATGTCAATACGGTAATTGATATGATTAAAGATAAACGTTCATCTACCATTATTAAAACAAAAGACAGCCAAAACCCAGATGTTAAACGTGTTCGTAGTTGGCTTCTTGAGTTATACAATGTCCATCTGGTCTGA
- a CDS encoding glycosyltransferase → MDIIFVSPQYQHDRSRSKTSLSDWSDYWSHSKRVIKAAKVNNADIIVTAFPPLAVCVGIRKKLSFLRIPILAWAFNLGTLQKGIKKTIAKFSLSAVNKFIVPSSAETVTYSHFLARKKDDFVFIRFRKQQIIEFQKKHSSKKYILSMGAANRDYETLVTVAEQTVYPFIIVAPDRCKPKRDIPNNMKWLSFLSLDECHRLYQDAAMSIIPIKNTEIASGQITMIESMMHQTPVLVTDSIGARDYIEDSINGILLEPQSTQDMVEKIKMIWENNTLRMHYEEAGIKYVHEFLSGEAISNDVISVINSILKN, encoded by the coding sequence TTGGATATTATTTTTGTCTCACCTCAATATCAACATGATAGAAGCCGTTCAAAGACGAGTTTATCTGATTGGTCTGATTACTGGTCGCACAGTAAACGAGTTATTAAGGCTGCAAAAGTTAACAATGCAGATATTATCGTTACAGCATTCCCGCCTTTAGCTGTATGTGTTGGAATAAGAAAAAAACTCAGTTTTCTTCGAATTCCTATTCTAGCTTGGGCTTTTAATCTAGGCACACTGCAGAAAGGCATAAAAAAAACGATTGCTAAGTTTAGTTTGAGTGCAGTAAATAAATTTATTGTTCCTTCCTCGGCAGAGACCGTTACATATAGCCATTTTTTGGCTAGAAAAAAAGATGACTTTGTATTTATTAGATTCAGAAAACAGCAGATTATTGAGTTTCAAAAAAAACATAGCTCCAAAAAATACATTTTAAGTATGGGAGCTGCAAATCGAGACTATGAAACTTTAGTAACAGTAGCAGAACAGACAGTCTACCCATTTATAATTGTGGCACCTGACAGATGCAAACCAAAAAGAGATATACCAAATAATATGAAATGGTTATCTTTCCTGAGCTTAGATGAGTGTCATCGACTTTATCAAGATGCGGCAATGAGTATTATTCCTATAAAAAATACTGAAATAGCATCAGGACAAATCACAATGATTGAGTCAATGATGCACCAAACACCTGTGTTGGTTACTGATAGCATCGGCGCAAGAGATTATATTGAAGATTCAATCAATGGCATCTTATTGGAACCTCAGTCAACTCAAGATATGGTCGAAAAAATAAAAATGATTTGGGAAAATAATACTTTAAGAATGCACTATGAAGAGGCAGGTATAAAATATGTTCATGAGTTTCTCTCAGGTGAGGCCATCTCTAATGATGTAATTAGCGTTATTAACTCAATTCTCAAAAATTAA
- a CDS encoding oligosaccharide flippase family protein has translation MSSETGLRSRIIHAFSWTLSGHLITQAIRLFSNLIMTRLLMPEMFGIMAIANIIIIGLAMFSDLGLKQNIIQSQRGRDPHFLNTIWVVQIIRGFFLSSFCLLAAYILAYVNNVGLIDNSSVYASKLLPEVLVILSLSPLIQGFESTKIATENRGLQLKRIVKLELIAQLCGLVFMLVWVSYDRSIWALVYGALVAGLTKVFMGHIYLPGRKNKFEWDKKAFDEIFHFGKWMFLSSILGFLINQGDKLLLGGVMSSTSFGLYSIAALLFSSLQVLVSKVISSVVFPALGEINRISPDKIKEKYYKLRLPIDIFCLFIAGFLFKSGGTLVDLLYDDRYSDSGFMLQILSLVLIVIRFGVAGQFYLVMGKPKIMSILMLSRLIFMVILVPVGYQLDGDIGAVWGLAAAYFPGLILTFFYKIQYGLMDIKKELYVIPVFIIGLVFGMIFD, from the coding sequence GTGTCTTCAGAAACTGGTTTGAGAAGTAGAATTATCCATGCTTTCTCATGGACTCTCTCTGGTCATTTAATAACCCAGGCAATTCGTTTATTCAGTAATTTAATAATGACACGTTTATTAATGCCTGAAATGTTCGGCATTATGGCAATCGCCAATATCATTATTATAGGATTAGCGATGTTCTCAGACTTGGGCCTGAAGCAAAATATTATTCAAAGTCAGCGTGGGCGTGATCCTCATTTTTTAAACACTATATGGGTAGTACAAATCATCAGGGGCTTTTTTCTATCCTCTTTTTGTTTGTTAGCCGCATACATTCTTGCATATGTGAATAATGTTGGATTAATAGATAATAGCAGCGTCTATGCATCTAAACTACTTCCTGAAGTATTAGTTATCTTATCCCTCTCTCCATTAATACAAGGTTTTGAGTCCACTAAAATTGCCACTGAAAACAGGGGACTTCAATTAAAACGGATAGTAAAATTAGAGTTAATAGCTCAACTGTGTGGGTTAGTATTTATGCTTGTTTGGGTGTCATATGATCGCTCTATATGGGCGCTGGTATACGGAGCATTAGTTGCAGGACTTACAAAAGTTTTTATGGGCCACATCTATCTCCCAGGAAGAAAAAATAAATTCGAATGGGATAAAAAAGCATTTGATGAAATATTCCATTTTGGTAAGTGGATGTTTCTATCATCAATACTTGGTTTTCTCATAAACCAAGGTGATAAGTTACTCTTGGGTGGAGTTATGTCATCAACATCATTCGGTTTGTACTCCATTGCCGCCCTACTTTTTTCTTCATTACAGGTTTTAGTTTCAAAAGTGATTAGTAGTGTGGTTTTTCCTGCGTTAGGAGAAATAAATAGAATATCGCCAGATAAAATCAAAGAGAAATACTATAAACTACGTCTGCCAATAGACATCTTTTGTTTGTTTATTGCTGGTTTTCTCTTTAAGTCAGGTGGTACCTTGGTCGATCTTCTATACGATGATAGGTACTCCGATTCAGGTTTTATGTTGCAAATATTATCATTAGTACTCATTGTTATTAGATTTGGAGTAGCGGGGCAATTCTACTTAGTAATGGGTAAACCTAAAATAATGAGTATTTTAATGTTGTCAAGACTCATTTTTATGGTAATTTTAGTTCCTGTAGGTTATCAACTAGATGGTGATATAGGTGCAGTATGGGGGCTTGCTGCCGCATACTTTCCAGGATTAATACTGACATTCTTCTATAAGATACAATATGGGCTTATGGATATAAAAAAAGAACTGTATGTTATTCCTGTATTCATTATCGGCTTAGTATTCGGCATGATATTTGACTAA
- a CDS encoding polysaccharide pyruvyl transferase family protein has product MLNYECYIKTRHPNLALKIISWRFGAESSNYLASKSVMDLIKESDIVIATGGGYVNDSFSDHASKLLDVILLAQYYNRPTIMLGQGLGPLSNKNLVKKFKCVLNGLKLISLREGEFSPKLLNSLMSSQGKPSVFVSGDDAVEMSYRLRTESLGNKLGLNIRNASYATLPSGTIEKLGDVIQGYIHKKKTSYQLLPISLVPGDESDIRSLISLMRLSSQQDNETEEGLSVEDIIQRVSECRVVITGSYHAALFALSQGIQVIGLTASNYYDYKFMGLLKQFEVGVQILYLDDGIDKLSEYLDVAWSRADGQRSKLLERAKQQVCAGKDAYLQLKTFVK; this is encoded by the coding sequence TTGCTCAATTATGAATGCTATATTAAGACACGACATCCTAACCTGGCTTTAAAAATCATATCTTGGAGGTTTGGAGCTGAGAGTTCAAATTATCTAGCTTCGAAAAGTGTAATGGACTTAATCAAAGAGTCTGATATTGTAATTGCTACCGGAGGTGGATACGTAAATGATAGTTTTTCCGATCATGCATCGAAATTACTTGATGTGATACTTTTAGCTCAGTATTACAACAGACCTACAATCATGCTAGGGCAGGGCCTTGGACCTTTATCAAATAAAAACCTCGTTAAAAAATTCAAATGCGTGTTGAACGGATTGAAACTTATTTCTCTGAGGGAAGGTGAATTTTCACCTAAACTATTAAATTCTCTGATGTCTTCCCAAGGAAAACCATCTGTATTTGTAAGTGGTGACGATGCCGTAGAGATGTCTTATAGACTTCGTACAGAATCTCTAGGAAATAAACTCGGACTAAATATAAGGAATGCATCTTATGCAACTTTGCCGAGTGGAACGATTGAAAAACTAGGTGATGTTATTCAAGGTTATATTCATAAGAAAAAAACTTCTTATCAACTACTACCTATTTCTTTAGTCCCGGGAGATGAGTCTGATATAAGATCTTTGATAAGTCTAATGCGACTGAGTAGTCAACAGGACAATGAAACCGAAGAAGGCTTGTCAGTAGAAGATATTATTCAACGAGTGTCAGAATGCCGAGTTGTAATAACTGGTAGTTATCATGCTGCACTGTTTGCTTTGTCTCAAGGTATACAGGTGATAGGGCTGACTGCTTCAAACTATTATGATTACAAGTTTATGGGTTTATTGAAACAATTTGAAGTCGGTGTACAAATTCTATATTTAGACGATGGTATAGATAAGTTATCAGAATATTTAGATGTTGCATGGTCTAGAGCAGATGGTCAGAGAAGTAAGCTTTTAGAGCGTGCTAAACAGCAAGTCTGTGCCGGTAAAGATGCATATTTACAACTTAAAACATTTGTAAAATGA
- a CDS encoding glycosyltransferase family 2 protein has product MKKDKNIKASVILPVHNAEKYLNSAIDSILNQTFKNFELLLLNDGSNDNSEQIIDSYVSRDRRCKKFSWSNKGLIKTLNIGIEQSVGEIIFRMDADDISYPDRFEKQILYLEQHPDCVAVGSRVLLIDDESLPIRVLDVPTEHEDIDKENLKGAGASIVHPTAAIRKKALLKVNGYRESYPHAEDIDLFLRLAELGDLANMVDILLSYRQHVSSVGYSKRKEQLDSILKAIKDANFRRGLFNDVNIQNNINHSPGLYDVYIKWSWWALRAGNKKTAWKYLLKAVSLEPFHMRNLNLLMCNLRGR; this is encoded by the coding sequence ATGAAAAAAGACAAAAACATAAAAGCTAGCGTAATCTTGCCAGTACACAATGCAGAAAAATATTTGAATAGTGCAATAGATTCAATACTGAATCAGACATTTAAAAATTTTGAATTATTACTTCTTAACGATGGTAGCAACGATAACTCAGAACAAATAATAGATAGTTACGTCAGTCGAGATAGGCGTTGCAAAAAGTTTTCTTGGTCAAACAAAGGCCTCATCAAAACACTTAACATAGGGATTGAACAGTCTGTAGGTGAGATTATTTTCAGAATGGATGCAGATGATATAAGTTATCCTGATAGGTTTGAGAAACAAATCCTTTACTTGGAACAACATCCAGATTGCGTTGCAGTTGGTTCCAGAGTTCTACTTATTGATGACGAGTCATTACCAATCAGAGTTTTGGATGTACCAACTGAGCATGAAGATATTGATAAAGAAAATTTAAAAGGTGCTGGCGCATCAATCGTTCATCCAACTGCTGCAATAAGAAAGAAAGCATTACTAAAAGTTAATGGGTACAGAGAAAGCTATCCTCATGCTGAAGATATAGATTTATTTCTTCGACTTGCTGAGCTTGGCGATCTTGCTAACATGGTCGATATACTTTTGAGTTACCGCCAACATGTATCAAGTGTTGGTTACAGCAAAAGAAAAGAACAACTCGATTCGATACTGAAAGCAATCAAAGATGCTAATTTCCGTAGGGGACTCTTTAATGATGTTAATATCCAAAATAACATAAACCATAGTCCAGGATTATATGATGTTTACATTAAGTGGTCTTGGTGGGCGCTGCGAGCAGGAAATAAAAAGACTGCGTGGAAATATCTTTTGAAGGCAGTGAGTTTAGAACCTTTTCATATGAGAAATTTAAACTTATTGATGTGTAATTTGAGGGGCAGGTAA